The window GGCCGGCCGGTGCGCGGGTCGATGGTGTGGGAATGGCGCTCGCCGTCGTCGGTCTCGAAGCAGCGGAAGTCGTCGCCGGAGGTCGCGACCGCCAGCCCCTTGAGTGCGAGCACCGGACCGGCATCGCCCTGTTCCAGTCCGGGCAGCCGGACCGCCACCCGCCACGGCTGCCCATCGGGCCGGCGGCCCATGCCGAGCAGCTCGCCGCCGACCTCGACGAGCGCGTTGCCGCAACCCAGCCGCTGCAGCGCACGCGCGACGGCGTCGACCGCATAGCCCTTGGCGATCGACGACAGGTCGACGTAGGTGCCGCCATCCTGGCGTGCACGGCGCTGCTCGACGTCGAGCTGCACGCGCTGCCAGCCGATGCGGCGGCGCGCCATCTCCAGATCGCCTTCCGTCGGCGCATCGCGGCGCGCCGGGTCGGGGCCGAAGCCCCAGAGGTTGACCGCGGGGCCGACGGTCGGGTCGTAGGCCCCACCGGTGGCGCGCGCCAGTTCGAGCGCGTGCTGCAGCACGCTGAAGAGGGGCTCGGGCAGTTTCTGCCAGCGGCCCGGCGCGGCGCGGTTGTAGCGGCTCAGGTCGGAGTCGTCCTCCCAGGTGCTCATCTGGCGCACCACCAGGTCCAGCGCGATCTCGATCGCCTCGCGGACCTCGCGGCGGGCCGGGCCGGGCGTGGCCGGCGCATGCCAGTACTTCACGCTCCAGCGGGTGCCCATCGTCGGCCCGCCCAGCTCCTGCACGGCGGCGGCCAGCAGGCGCGGCGCGACCCCACCGTCGTGGCGGTAGCCCGGCAGGGGCAGGTCGGCGAAGGACAGGCGTGTCGTCATGCGGCCGCGGCGCTCGGGGGCGGTCGGCCCGTCATTGCGGCAGCACTTCCAGCACCGCGGCGTAGACCAGCCGGCGCTCCTTGGCCTGCTTCAGCGTGGTCTTGCCGTCCCTGGTGCTGACCTCCAGGCGGTAGAGCCCGGGCTGCGGCCAGTTGACCTTGACCTGGCCCTTCGCGTCGGTCTTCAGCGTCATCTCGCCGATCTTGTCGCGGTAGCGGGTGCCGCCGAAGACGATCTCGACCTCGAGGTCTGCGGCCGGCTGGCCGTCGAGCAGGAAACCGAACGTCGCCGCCTCGCCGGTGAACAGGTCGTTGGGGTGCGTGACGGGCACGAACTCCAGGCCCTTGCCGGTCGGCTGGATCGCGCTGGGTTTGCCAACGGTGATGAAGGTCTCGAGGCGGCTGATGCCTTCGTTGACCGTCAGTTCGGGCGCATCGGCCGGGACCTCCTTGGCGAAGTTCTCGGCCGTGCCGCGGAAGCCCTTGTTCTGGCCGGTGGCCGCGTCCTTGTAGCGCGCCGTCACGCCGCTGAAGCCGTTGGCCACGCGGTAGGTGCCGGCCTGCGTGAGGTTCAGGTCGAACACGCTGCGCAGCTTGCCGACCACCACGTTCTCGGGCGCCACGGCGCTGCCGTCCGGCGCGGTGACCGCCAGCCCGTCGAGCCGCAGCGGCGCGTGGTTGAAGTAGAAGATGTCGTTGCCGGAGGCCCCGTCGATCGTGACCCATTGAGGCTTGGACAGCACGGTCGACGAGGGCACCAGGAAGCTGCTGTGGGCGCGCGCCAGCGGCACCGACAGACCGAAGGCGAGCGCCGTCGTGACGACGAGCGCGAAACGGGAACGGGACATGGGGATCTCCTGGACGGGGTGAGGGGTCCGATGGCGGTTCAGGGCTTGAGCTCGAGCGTGACTTCGCCGAGCTCGCTGCTGCCCTGGGCACTCAGCTGCTGCGCCTTGGCGGGCGGCCACTGGAAGGGGATGCTCAGCAGCTCGCGACCGCCGGACTCGCGGGCCGCCTCGACCACCAGCTTGTAGTCGCCGGGCGCCAGCTTGCCGAGCGGCTTGGCGCTGTCGTTGAAGCTGAGCCTGTGCTTGCCCACCGGGCGTGTGGCGCTGGTCAGGCCGTCGGCCGGCACCTGCAGTTCGCGGCCGCTGCGGCGCCACCACTGGCGCATGTCCTTCAGCCACTTCGCGCCCTCGCCGTCCTTCTTGGCGGTGGCGTACCAGACCGCGAGGTTGGCGGCGACGCCCTGGTCGGCGCGCTCGACCCACATCGCGACATAGGGGCGGTGGTATTCGGCGACGGTCAACCGGGGCACCTCGACACCGACCGCCAGGTCGGCCGCCAGAGCCGGGACACCGAGCGCCGCGGCGCTCAGCGCGATGGAGTAACGCACGTGCATGGCAGGGCTTTCTTCTTCAGTGGATGAACAGCAGGGTGAGCAGCAGCGGGATCACCAGTCCCAGGCCCACGATCGGCCAGGTGGTCGGCCGGTTGGCCGCGTGCAGCTTCAGGATGAACAGGCCGGTCAGACAGAACACCAGACAGGCGACCGCGAACAGGTCGATGAACCACGACCACGCCACCCCGGTGTGGCGCCCCTTGTGCAGGTCGTTGAGGTAGGAGATCCAGCCGCGGTCGGTGCGCTCGTACTCCGCCGCGCCGCTCTCGCGGTCGATGCGCAGCCAGGCGTCGCCGCCGGGGCGCGGCAGCGAGATGTAGAGCTCCTCGTCGGACCACTCGGCGTCGCGGCCTCGCACGTCGACCGCGATCTGCGTCTGGATCCAGTCGGCCAGGCGCGCGGGCAAGGGCGCGCGCGGCGACGACGGCAACACATCCGGCGTCACCAGAGCCTTCAGTTCCGGCGGCAGCTGCAGTTCGCGGGCGGTCACGGCCGGCCGGCTCTCGATCTGCGCGGCGTGGTTGAGCGTGATGCCGGTGACGCTGAACAGCAGCATGCCCAGCAGGCAGACCGCCGAGCTGATCCAGTGCCATTGGTGCAGCGTCTTCAGCCAGTAGGCCCGTTGCGGGTGGTCGGTCTTGCGCATGCCTTCGCGTCTCTTCGCGCCCGGGCACGCAGCCTCGCGGACTGCAACGCGCCCTCCTCAAAAGTTGCGGCTTAGTGTAAGCTACTAAATGCGAATCACTATCAATCACGCAACGTAAAGATTCTCCTCCGCCGGGCAGCCGGCGGGGATCGCGCGTCGCGGAGATGACCGAGGAGCCACCGCAAGCCCGTCGCCAGCGGTTCTGTGTGTTCGACACGACCAAAGGAACGATCCGATGCTTGCCACTCCCCGCGTGGGCGCCCTCGCCTGCGCCTTGCTGACCTGTGCACCGTGGGCTCTCGCCCAGCAGACCCCGCCCCCCGTTGCGCCGCCGGCGGCCACGCCGTCCGACGAGGCCGCCAGCACGCTGCCCGAAGTGAAGGCCACCTCCCAGGCCGAGACGGCGACCGGCCCGGTGCCGGGCTACACCGCCCGGCGCAGCGCCACGGCGACCAAGACCGACACGCCGCTCAACGAAGTGCCGCAGTCGATCTCGGTGATCGGCGCCGAGCAGGTGCGAGATCAGAACTCGCTGACGATCCAGGAGGTGCTGCGCTACACGCCCGGCGTGCGCGCCGAGATGTACGGCCTCGACAACCGCGGCGACTACTACGCGATGCGCGGCGGCAGCGAGGGCTCCACGCTGCTCGATGGGCTGCGCCTGCCGATCACCGGCTACTGGGGCAGCGTGCGCAACGAGCCCTATGCCTTCGAGCGCATCGATGTGCTGCGCGGGCCGGCCTCGGTGATGGCCGGCCAGAACGGGCCGGGCGGCGTGGTGAACCTGGTGTCCAAGCGGCCGTCCGCCGAGGCACAGCGGGAAGTGCAGGTGCAACTCGGCAACGACGACCACAAGCAGGTCGCGGCCGACCTGGGCGGCGCGCTCGTCGACGACGGCCGCCTCGCCTACCGCGTGATCGCCTTGCGCAAGGACAGCGGCAGCCAGGTCAAGTACGCCGACCAGGAGCGCACGCTGTTCGCGCCCTCGCTCCGCTGGCAACCGCTGGCCGGCACCTCGCTGACGGTCTACGGCGAATACCAGAAGGACAGAAGCCTCAACCAGAACGGCTTCTTTCCGATCGCAGGTACGCTCAACAAGGCGCCGAACGGCCGCCGCATCGACCCCGAGGTGTTCGTCGGCGAACCCGACTGGGACACCTACGGCGGCACGCGCAAGCGCTTCGGCTGGGAGCTCGAGCAGCAGCTGAACGCGCAGTGGACGCTGCGCCATCACCTGCGGCGCGACAACGTGACCGGCCATCTCGCCACCGCCTACGCCGACTGGAGCCAGTACGTCGGCGCGGACGGCCAGGTGGACACCGTCGACCCCACCAACAACACCTACCTGAACCGCTACGGCTACGTGGCCGACGACCGCTCGCGCATCAACAACGCCGACCTGCTGCTGCAGGGCAAGCTCGCGTTCGGGCGCACCACGCACACGCTGCTGACCGGCGTCGACTACATGTCGCACCGCATGCTGCACATCGACCGTGGCAGCTTCCTGATGACGCCGCTGGATCCCTTCGATCCGGTCTACGGCACCTCCCCCTTGCCGGCGCTCGACCCTGCGCAAAGCTTCGTCAGCGACTCGCGCGTGCGCAACGTCGGCCTGCTGATCCAGGACCAGGTCAAGTTCGACGAACGCTGGGTGCTCACCGCCGGCCTGCGCCACGACAAGGCGAAGACCGATGCCGCCAAGGACTCGGCGAACTCGAAGAACCTGGGCATCGTCTACCTGGCCGACGGCGGCTGGTCGCCCT is drawn from Methylibium petroleiphilum PM1 and contains these coding sequences:
- a CDS encoding PepSY-associated TM helix domain-containing protein, whose product is MRKTDHPQRAYWLKTLHQWHWISSAVCLLGMLLFSVTGITLNHAAQIESRPAVTARELQLPPELKALVTPDVLPSSPRAPLPARLADWIQTQIAVDVRGRDAEWSDEELYISLPRPGGDAWLRIDRESGAAEYERTDRGWISYLNDLHKGRHTGVAWSWFIDLFAVACLVFCLTGLFILKLHAANRPTTWPIVGLGLVIPLLLTLLFIH
- a CDS encoding DUF4198 domain-containing protein, encoding MSRSRFALVVTTALAFGLSVPLARAHSSFLVPSSTVLSKPQWVTIDGASGNDIFYFNHAPLRLDGLAVTAPDGSAVAPENVVVGKLRSVFDLNLTQAGTYRVANGFSGVTARYKDAATGQNKGFRGTAENFAKEVPADAPELTVNEGISRLETFITVGKPSAIQPTGKGLEFVPVTHPNDLFTGEAATFGFLLDGQPAADLEVEIVFGGTRYRDKIGEMTLKTDAKGQVKVNWPQPGLYRLEVSTRDGKTTLKQAKERRLVYAAVLEVLPQ
- a CDS encoding FAD:protein FMN transferase, whose product is MTTRLSFADLPLPGYRHDGGVAPRLLAAAVQELGGPTMGTRWSVKYWHAPATPGPARREVREAIEIALDLVVRQMSTWEDDSDLSRYNRAAPGRWQKLPEPLFSVLQHALELARATGGAYDPTVGPAVNLWGFGPDPARRDAPTEGDLEMARRRIGWQRVQLDVEQRRARQDGGTYVDLSSIAKGYAVDAVARALQRLGCGNALVEVGGELLGMGRRPDGQPWRVAVRLPGLEQGDAGPVLALKGLAVATSGDDFRCFETDDGERHSHTIDPRTGRPVRHALASVTVVHAQCMQADALATALTVLGPDEGWTYAERERLAVLFIRRAADGGHEARPTAGFEALLA
- a CDS encoding DUF2271 domain-containing protein, whose product is MHVRYSIALSAAALGVPALAADLAVGVEVPRLTVAEYHRPYVAMWVERADQGVAANLAVWYATAKKDGEGAKWLKDMRQWWRRSGRELQVPADGLTSATRPVGKHRLSFNDSAKPLGKLAPGDYKLVVEAARESGGRELLSIPFQWPPAKAQQLSAQGSSELGEVTLELKP
- a CDS encoding TonB-dependent siderophore receptor codes for the protein MLATPRVGALACALLTCAPWALAQQTPPPVAPPAATPSDEAASTLPEVKATSQAETATGPVPGYTARRSATATKTDTPLNEVPQSISVIGAEQVRDQNSLTIQEVLRYTPGVRAEMYGLDNRGDYYAMRGGSEGSTLLDGLRLPITGYWGSVRNEPYAFERIDVLRGPASVMAGQNGPGGVVNLVSKRPSAEAQREVQVQLGNDDHKQVAADLGGALVDDGRLAYRVIALRKDSGSQVKYADQERTLFAPSLRWQPLAGTSLTVYGEYQKDRSLNQNGFFPIAGTLNKAPNGRRIDPEVFVGEPDWDTYGGTRKRFGWELEQQLNAQWTLRHHLRRDNVTGHLATAYADWSQYVGADGQVDTVDPTNNTYLNRYGYVADDRSRINNADLLLQGKLAFGRTTHTLLTGVDYMSHRMLHIDRGSFLMTPLDPFDPVYGTSPLPALDPAQSFVSDSRVRNVGLLIQDQVKFDERWVLTAGLRHDKAKTDAAKDSANSKNLGIVYLADGGWSPYAGYSESFQPVAGTTSPARGGRPFEPSRGRQLETGVKWMPADAPVSASAAVFRLKESNRLANDPADVNYSIQVGESTVDGLELDATATFAAWQLLANYSYTRARLTGAIDVNRGEQLSSIPKHAASLWAVHRFGAAGMPGLRAGGGMRYAGPSWDGSGNNRVPSVTLLDLLVSYDTGPWTLSLNVNNLTDKTYIATCLERGDCWFGTQRRAVVSLAYRW